The Tachysurus fulvidraco isolate hzauxx_2018 chromosome 19, HZAU_PFXX_2.0, whole genome shotgun sequence genomic sequence CTGTGACTGCTTCTTAGAAAACTGCCATACAAATACGAATCCAAACACCGGACAATTGGTAAACTGTTGGGGaattttagagatttttttaGCACCTAAACAAAATGGCAGTGTTTTGCCCtaacagagaatgagagaaaaaataaaaacaagcaataaGGGAGAGAGTGGCACAAAGCAACGACTTTATTTAGCGGTTTCAATATACACTGTAATTGAAACTCCCTAtacgaagtgtgtgtgtgtatgtgtgtgtgtgtgtgtgtgtgtgtgtgtgtgtgtatatgtgtgcgtgcgcgcgcgcgcgtgtgtgcgtgcgcgcgcgcgcgtgtgtgcgtgcgcgcgcgcaaTTGTTTTTACAACATGCCTCACGTTACAATGTGGCTCGCTTATGAAATGAACAATCTTTTATATCCTAAAGCAAAACCACATATTTGTACCAGACCTATGtggaaaataaactataaaagaagaaaaaaattttcCACAAACTAGATAACAGTTGTTATAAAAAAACActagattttttgtttttgacatttgtttgtttgtttgtttgttttgttattttattttattgttatgtaTTGTATGATATTTTTTCATTCTGTGGCGCACAAAGTTAACATTTTCAGACCGGATTTCTCATGTGATCCTTCGGCTCTCATTCCGTGTTTTTCACATGTGGAATTTAAGGAAATAACATTGTTAAATATACTGTCAACATTTTGGCCCCACATGATTGTTACTCACTTAATTAGATGTGAAGAATTATGACTTGAAATGATGCATCTGTATAAGACCTTAGTCATACAAAAGGTAACTTTCCCATCCTTTCTAAGTGTGTCATTTGGCAGGAATGTGGTATAAATTCTGGCTTTGggaactttacacacacagctgccaTGTTTTAGAAGTTGTCTTATTCTTAGGAATCTTCTAGCTTGGAagcttatttacatttttaaaacacattaaactttaacTCTTGAGATAAGGTATGAAATCATTTGCTTCATGTAAACAGATGACAGACTTTAAGTTTAAGGTCAATTAAAATGTCTAAGAAGCTTATACAAGCAGTTTTTACCTTTGTACAgtctttcagtcattttctcaaAATTCGGTGTTGAATGTTGAACAAAGCACAAAACCTTTTTGggtttcatttgtttgtctttttctacAACCAGGAACCAGGCAGACCTGCTTGCACAGATGTTTCCCACAGACAGTCTGGAGTACAAACTCCTTTTGAGGTACGTACAGAAGAAAATAGACAGTCATCCCACCCAAAGCAACAATGTGGGAGAGGTGAAGGCTGCTACACATCCTCAGAACCaccataaaacacagaaaaataagaaGCGTAAATTTCTGAAGATCATAAGCTGCATTCGGCCAGAGAGGGAAGATGAAGATTGTGTGACTAGACCTCCTCACAGACAACCGGCAACTGCAGGTTCATGTGAGTATCAGAATGCAACCCTGAGATCACTTATTAATGCTATGGCATATATATTGTTAATTGAAAAACTAACAATTTCTGGCTGTTTCTGGGATTACAATTATATACAGAGTCTGCAGCTTTATATTTGTAGGTCATGAGGTATTTTCCTTATAAACATGGCTCACTAATTAATTTCATTGTGTTCGTAACCGCAGCTGATTCAGACCAGGAAGAAGTTGAACAAATCGTCAACAAGTTGACTAAACTCACAGataaagttcattttaaatctACGGATATAGAAACTGATGGTGACGGTGAGTGTATGTTCGcgagattgtttttttttacttccttattttttcacatatcctgTGCTAGTTATGCATACAGAGCTCATGTAAAAGTAGCTATATGACTTAGCAAGGTTTCTAATTCGTATTCTGTATCTACAGATCTTGTGGAGGAATTAGTGGAACTGCTTCGGGAACATGGAGATAAACTTAACGAGAAAGTAAGTCACATTCATTCCTTTCATTTTAATGATGCACTTGGGggttgaaaaaataaatcactagtGTAACAATATCTGGATAAAATGTTACATATGAATAAAATAGGATAGTTATTAGAGTGACAGGTGATTAGAGTGACAGGCTTTCAATGAACGAATTGAGAATTTTCCATCTTTGTTCATAGTTAAAAAGGTGGCCCCATAAACAAAAACCTCTCCTCAGTGTTGATATTTCATATTCTGCGTTATCGATGAGAAaatactttctttattttatatttatttatcaaggtggaaaaaaaatcactgtggAATTGTACATTTTGAAGTAATTGCTTAATGTCTGTCCATAGATACAAAAGGACCACATGCTTATGAAACAGCTGCAGGACTCTCTGTCATAcggtttctttaaaaaattggCCCGTAGCTTTATACACAGACTAAGTCCGGAGGAGCTTCCTGCTACACAGAGCCGAAAGCAAGCTGAGATCGCGATCACCTTTGAGCTGACCAGCCGCCTAAATGCCATGGACTCCCATCCTATGAACCGAGTGCTGGGCTTTGGTGCTACATACCTGCAGGACTACTTCACCCCCTGGGTCAACCAACAAGGCGGCTATGTAAGTACAATACAGTTGCTACCAAGCCATGCCTACTCATATTCTGTGTcttttgatttgtttgatttagATACACATTCTTGTcattatttatgaattttttttttcgtctcttttgttttctcttttcaggAAAAAGTTTTCAGCACAGACAGTGATGCTAAAGAGGAAGTCGAATAAACCTAGAAGACTTTGATCCACGCCACATTCACCAACACCCCTCCCCCCTCGAACTTCATTAGATTTAATTATTCTCAGGATCCAAGTCACTTGAATaagaaaagtattttattaaaaaaagtttaatgtttacatATCCATGATACCAAAGCCTCTGTGAAATAGAAGTGTAGGTATGTGgtttaacaatgtttttttttgttaatttttataACTAATTAATTCAATGAGTCAGTTGAAGTTAGATATTTTCATGTGTTAGAGTTTTTGTATTATACCTATGGTTGTATGCAGattgatttgtgtgtttatgagcagttatgttttgtctgtctgtatctcacAGATCTTATGCATGCAGATTTACAGGGTTTTGGGGAAATAGTAGATTTTTTTCTAGTAGAAAAGCTAAAAATTTTTTTACTCAAATAAAGGTTGGACTGTGAAGAATTAACATTATGATCTTTTATGCTTTAAGAAATCTTTAgaggacattatttatttatttgtttatttatttgtttatttatttgtggtaTAGAATATGATAGTCATTAAATggtcattttaattattaagcaataagtaagtaaataatttagaatattttgaatatagCCATATTAAAAGAACTATTGATTCTTTcataaaaaggataaaaaaaataatggattataaaattaaaataaaaaattacagatTATTTATGTACATAAGACATCTTAAGGCACAAATATTATCAAAATTTGTATTATTGTAAGTAACACCCAAGCAACATttgggtagttgacaaatgacccagaaaaagtacttttttttggaaagcataactttttaagaaaaaatacatataaatacatatatatttgtggagtatgaaaactgcagtttcagaaaatagtaccggtcactcattttgtcaatgacttcacatttttttcccgctttttcactcaacaatactgtaaatgtgtcctatggtgtgacatttaaaaagtactaagaaattatattaaataacataaaataaatacagacagaattgagacagaattgttcacattattaaaacattattttcttaaagtgatatttattttacatgaaagtactaattagaatcattttcaccatgaatagatgaatggtgtcacaccaaaggacaaaaaaaacaacaacttcaatggtcttaaaacatagttaaatatttaaacaattctgagagaaatacttaccatgtgcacttctcatggccttcataggagtcttcagtcacatgaccttgagtggggtctttcaattaaatgtatttgtccatgatattgcccaaattaaaattaggtttttgcataacaggaaaggacatttttttctgtgacacactttatgaaattcctacacttttagaaatgtatgtatatgaaaagtgatggccacttagtgaaatagacaggagtgttcattaagatttttaaacattattttctttatttataaaatgtaatatttatgaaataatgttgtctaccgtcacaccataggacaattttgagatttggctcaaagttctaaaaaaactaacaataacttgggtatcaaaacaacaaattcatataaaacaggaaaatgtttaaccatttacagtattctaaattatgaaaatgtgaaataaattatgttttatcttctgtgacagtgaaaaagccatgtcacgtcaactacccatttacagtttagtaaatgttttttgtgtgttattttttgttgCACCTCTaatatacagtcgtatgcaaaagtttcggaacccctgacaatttccataattttcatttataaatatgtggGTGTtaggatcagcaatttcattttcatctatcaaataactgaaggacgcagtaatatttcagtagtgaaatgaggtttattggattaacagaaaatgtgcaatatgcatcaaaacgatattagacaggtgcataaatttgggcactcttgccattttgttgatttgaacaCCTGTAACTAATTAGCATTGATTAATTGGATCGCACAATTGGTCTAAATTACTAACTACGACTGTACTTAGTGATATACACATTCTGTCCAGTTTATTTGGAACTCAATAGGCGATTCTGGGCTACAACAGGACCAAAACCGGATACTGTATTCCAGTCTTGtgagccaagaacaggaatcacagatataataaaaaatgggggatgtggtagctcagtggtaaaggtgttcggaaggttatgggttcgaaGGTCATGGttttggaaggtcatgggtttgaaccccaggtctatcaagctgtcactgctgggcccccgagcaaggccctcaaccctcaattgctcatatAAATGTATTGCtctgtataaattgaaataaaaatgtaagtcactctggataagtgtgtctgctaaatgccgtaaatgtaaatgaagcaGAAACTAggttcaactgtccagttttggtATCCAATGTAGAATAGAATAGGAGAATAGAATCCAATGTAGTCATTTGCTATTGTATACAGTAGCTCATCAATCTGAAGGTTTGgtggtttgttgtgttttctgagaTGGTTTTCTGCTGACTGGCTTTAAAGAGTCAATATGAACCAGTCTGGCCTGACTTTTCTCATCAACAGTGTTTCAGCCTGTAGAATCGCTGTTGTCTTTATGTTTTTCCACCATTCTGAGTAAAtgctagagactgttgtgtgtgaaaatcccagataAACAGTTCCTGAAAATATTCAAACCAGCTCGTCTGGCACCAACGACGATGCCATGTCCAGTCCCACATTTCCCCCTCAttctgatgtgtgatgtgaacattaactccAGCTTTTGACGTGTACTGTATCTGCATGTTGTTTAACCGTTACATTCCAGCATTATAcacacgattggctgattgaATACGTACATACATGAGCAGGTGCACAGGTGTGGTTTCTGGAATAGTTTGAATAGTCTTGAATTTGGGTGTTGAGGGCGTGGCTGTGGCGCGCGCTCGGTGTGAGTCGCGCAACCTCGGTGCGGCTCCACAGAACGAGAATAGTCAAAATGCGCAAGGCGAGAGGAGCGAAGAAAACTCCGTCCCCGCGGGAACCGATCTCCGATAAGAAGTTCGGAGAAGCCAACAACGACCTGCTCAAATGCCCCGACGACGGGGGAGCGGCTCCACGAGCCAGGAAGAAGGGCTACAAACCACCAGATGTGAGGAGCATATTCGGGGCGCagggaagaagaggagagggtCACGAGTTCACAGAGGAGGCATCAGAAGGATGGTGCGATGTGTGCTGTGCCATCATCTTCCAGGGAGGCCTGATGTGCACAGGTGAGGGGGAGCTTGAGGCTACCATTCCATTATGCATTTATCCTTTAGTATCTAACCCTGGAGACCCTCTGACCTTTAAATCACTTGATCTAGTTAGTCAAGCCCTAATGAAAGACCTTATCAAGGTCTGGATTAAGTGTGCTTGGATTAAAGAATCTGTAACAAACCGTCAAACTATGTGTCTGTGAATCATGGCCACaggtataataaaaaatgaggCAGGTGGGGTTAAATTCAAGACCATTGATTTCTTCTATTTCCTACAGAAATTCTTAGATGGAGAAAAACTGTATTGTTTTACTGAATAATTCCTGGTTGTAGAGATCATGAGTGTTTGAATAGATGTTCTACTAATATTTGAGAACGGCTGAGTATACGTTTAAGCAACATGTTTTGCAATATTATAACGTGTGTTCCGTATCCAAAAACAAATGGTAGGTGACAGGCGTACAcaaaatacactcacacacacggacacacacctACCGGTATGTTGACAGACTGGTTTTCAGTAAACTTCTAGATTTTGTCACTATCAACCTACAATCTGaagagtgtgtgtctttaaaggaatatacagtatctgtttCGATTTTCTGAGACTTGGACCtaagatttttattaaataataatttcatcacACTAATCGCAGTAATGCTGTTCTGATGGAGTCAGTCATAGCTTGGCCTGGGCTTCATACAATGTCTGAGCACTATGTGTTTCTGGTGGTGTTGAAACAAACACAGCAACGTATGAAGTGCACACTGCTTTGTCAAAACTGAGGTTAAGACTAAAAggctttgttttgttatatttttgtcTCGTATTATAAAAGACCATGTTGTAAACCCTATATGAGCTCCATTTATGTATTATTGTCCTTTATAGTATTTAAGCCTTGAATAATTTGATTAGTTTAGTGTTTGAACTTTACAAGAAACAGCAATAGGAATCTAAGGCTCTCAGTCTTGTCTAACTTCTTCTGCCAGGCAGGTAGATTGATTGAAGTGTCATGTTTGTACAAATTCTTATCATGTGGATTGTAAGATTTGTaccactttatttctttttgggTAAACATCTGTCCTTTTGCATTCTTGTTTAAATGAGTAATTCACTAGGTTCACTCTCTGTCCCCAAAAATGCCATCTATAGACTCTGTCCTTAGTTTGTATTCCTTTAAGTAGTTGTTCATTCACAAGTTGTGTACAATGCGTTCACTCAAATGTAACACTCGGACAAAGGTGACTTTTTCTTAATTTGACACCTGACTCAAGATATCGAATAAGCAAGTGAAGTAATCACTGGATCAAGTGCTTAAGATAATAGCCCTGCTCGGCACTGGGCATCTATTTTTTATCATGTAGTCACAGACACATGCCACCATGTAATTGTGGCTGTATGATATTTCAGAAGCTACTTTCTGATCTAATAGCAAATAGAGAATGCATTTAAAAGTGTAAATAAGCTTTGGCAATCTGGGGTAAGCTGTTGTATTTCTTGATGTTGCTGAACTctggcaaccaaaacaaaaataaaaattgggtTTTGGACAAAATGTAGTTTTTCTGCCTACAAACACTTTTTTAAGaaaccataaaaaaacaatgtggaagtgcttttattaatgtttttaaactTATCTATCTTGGTCGAGAGCTACATGCCGTGGCTAAGAGGACACATTCAAAATCAGTTAAGTTTGTAATCAGATGTAATCAGAATTTTTCCCTCCTGTCAATGTTTGGGGGCCACAATATTTGAAAGTGCCAATAaacagtatagtgtacagtatgtagttgAAAGACATGCAAAAGACAAGATATTACAAGACATTCCTTAGATTTCAGAACTCTATACAGTAGAAGATGTCAGATGGGTTttctcacactgtcacacacccTCTTGTTTTTATATGCACCTGGAACTTACTCTGACTAGGTAGGAAGAAATTAAATGTGGTTGTGACAGAGCGCATTTTACACTAACTTGCTGATGCCTCTACTTGTTTGGTGACATTCTGTTGGTTTTAGAAAAATATGCTCACCACATACATCTGTATCCAGAAAGGTAACACCTACAATGCAGGGTAATGGTGTGTAATAGAAGAAAAAACTAATTTTCTGCTAATATTACAGAATATCTGCATCATTCACACATTATTTAAGAACGATCTGTTCTTTTAAGATAAGTAAAAATCATAGCAAGAATATAATGCATGTCAAGATAGATAAAAAAATGGCATTATactttataaatacataaataattagtataataaaaatgtgcaaaatactGATTCCAGTGCTGTAAATTAGAGTATTGTCTGTATTCAGAAATTACAAATGATTTAGGATGAGTTAGAATTTCAGGACACAGAAAATTGCCACTGCAGCAGTTTTGCAACATATCAAAGAAAATCTCAGCAGAAACTTTGGAAAATTGAGTCATTCTGtcagaaaatatataatgtCATGTTACAATATAAAATTCAGCCCATGCACATGATTTTCTACTGTATTATTATATCAGTTGCAAGAATCACACATTATATGACTCAACAGGTTTAGTTTACTTGTTAATGACAAAGTTATTGCCATagtagagaaaaaagaaagaaatagtaaaaagaaaaatgaaagacagaCTTAACtgacacatatacactcactgtcaacATTATTAGTTACTCCggtacacctgcacattcatgcaattattcaATCTGCCAATTACTGTATGTGGCAAAAGCCCAATCAGAAATTCAAACAGATTCAAGTCAGAAGCTTCGGTAATTGTTCACATCAGACATAAGAAGGGAGGAAATTGTGATTTCTGTGACTACCAGTTGTTGAtaccaattcaattcaattcaattcaagtttatttgtatagcgctttttacaatagacattgtctcaaagcagctttacagaacataaacacagagcagaaggtaaacataattaatgataaaggaattaacgaataataaaagaaataagaaataacagaataaaaattctagattattatatATACCAGACCGGGATGGTTTGAGTCTCTAGGGCAGAGATGTCCCGTCTTATCCACAAATTGCTGacgtgggtgcaggttttcattgaAAGCAGAAACCACACCTGAATCTATTGAAAGCCAGGGTCAACTGATTAAACTGATTAAAAGGTGTGGCTCCTACACCCACACTGGGCCTGTGCAGATAAGTTTGGACACCCTGCTCTAGTGCTTACTCAGACtagtacaaaaaacaaaaaacattcattcagatGCAGGTCTGTTCAGATTCCCTGTCCAACCCAGTTTCCTATTCCGTTCATGGCTAACAAATGTAGAACCCAATGAAGTTTTCTGGTGTTGTAGCTGCATGGTTTGGTGTGTTGTATGACtttatgcttttctgctcactgcaGTTATAAGCATTGGTTATCTGAGTTAGTGTGATCAGGCTTGTCTTTCTCCTCTGTCCTCTCTCATCAGGAATGCATTTCCACTTACAGAACTGCTGcccaataatttttttgttctccttattttattcaattaataTTTTTGATATGATGCATGTATTGTTCAGCAACCTTTCTGTAAATTATAGTAAAAGGTTTCATACATAGGAATAAAACTGGATGAGACATTCTATTCTCCTAAAACAAAGAAATTGCAGCTTATCATGTTACTAAAAAACTTTGAAAACCATCTGTACTTAAACCCATCTATATTTTCCTTTTACGAAAACTTACAGTTTAAGTTACAGCTAACCGTACAATAAAATTTACTTCACaagattttgtttattatggaagttatatttaaatgttaggAATGACATGAGGACGGCAGCAGAAATATTAGATCAAGAAtagcataaataaacatttttttctggctCGTCTGCTTTCTGTCATGCTATTTGACACCCACCTGTTAGCTTCCCTAATATCCATCTGCTTGTTTGCCTAACAGCAGTGACTATGTGTCTAGAGAAGACACATTGCACTGTGACAGCGTAATGATTGAACCACAATAGACCGCCTCCTGACCAGCTGACTGAGTGCAGTAGAAAATAATGGggtcccaaacacacacacacacacacacacacacacacacacacacacacacacacacacacacacacacacacacacacacacacacacacacacacacacactcaagcaggGACTCTATGAAGGGAGGCTGTAGAAAGAGAagcagagaaaacagaaaaagaatgaCAGAAGTTCACTATGGCCGAAGCTCTTGCTTATCACATGCTTGGGAGATACCGATGAGTTTGGACTCCTGTGTGAGCTCTTAGAGGGCTGCTTTGTAAAGTCATGGCGCTGAGAAGAGGCTTCATCAGAACTCTGAGAAAAATAACCGTGTTCTGCTACTGTTTCACCAAAGTAATGCGCCGCCCAGGACGCATGGAGCTCAGCCTTCTGTGGAAGCTTTCTGGTGAGTCCAGTACCATGAGGATCTCTACATGAGAC encodes the following:
- the LOC113645789 gene encoding apoptosis facilitator Bcl-2-like protein 14, translating into MENGVQEQPLNQADLLAQMFPTDSLEYKLLLRYVQKKIDSHPTQSNNVGEVKAATHPQNHHKTQKNKKRKFLKIISCIRPEREDEDCVTRPPHRQPATAGSSDSDQEEVEQIVNKLTKLTDKVHFKSTDIETDGDDLVEELVELLREHGDKLNEKIQKDHMLMKQLQDSLSYGFFKKLARSFIHRLSPEELPATQSRKQAEIAITFELTSRLNAMDSHPMNRVLGFGATYLQDYFTPWVNQQGGYEKVFSTDSDAKEEVE